Part of the Mangifera indica cultivar Alphonso chromosome 4, CATAS_Mindica_2.1, whole genome shotgun sequence genome, gatccctttcctcccatttggatgtcCGATCGGCGTCGGAGAAGCCTTGGGAGACAAAGATTCGTCTCCCAAGGGTTCTCGGACGCCGATCAGGCGtccaaatgagagaaaagggatcgccggaaggagaggatgcttcgggagggagaggtcgtcggcaatagagccggagatgtcgtcggagattttaaaatgaaccctaaggtgaaactgctattttttaaaacttaggctggggaaaaattttagtttttaaagtttagggaggcaaaaatagattatattttagtttattttttaatattatagagaaaataacgattttacccttaccacaattaattttaactgctcatgtgtaagtgtttggtatttccataattaaagagtggaaacttgagattgcagcataccttgggtgggaaatagtcatttggcctaattttaaTACTTTGGATCACTTCACTTCTCAGAGTACATCAGgtcaagtaaaaaattttttggTGCGATAGGTATGGTCTTGGAGCTGTTAAGATCACACCTTACATCCGTGGGAAGTATTTTGGATTGCTTGGACAACTTGTTCATATTCTTGACATCATATTAATCTAATTCTCTTGAATTCTTATAAAATAAGATGTTCAAATCTATATTTAAGTGGATATCATCCAAAAATGAATCTCATCTTTTGACTTTCTTCTAAGTTAATAAGTTCAAAATTGTTTCCCAGAGTGAAATAATTGTGACTTTAGTCTGTTACAATTAGTCTTTTCTTCTCAGAAACATATGCTGCTGCAAGGATATGATAGGTTGTTGCTTCTCTGTTCTGGTTTAATTTTCTATCTTTGCATGGCAGATTGATTTtatactcatattttttatttgggatTGGTTGAATTGTGACCTGTGTGCATTTGTAAACTTTTCTTCTTTGCCTGGTAAATACTCTAAGAAGCTAGTAATTATGTATTGGTGTTTTGGGGATGTGATTGTTATTTGGCAAGCTTTGGATTCTATATTATCAACCCTGATCCTATTGttctttgtcttctttttccttaattgccttattttcattgaattttagtTCCTGACAATTGCTGGTCATTTCTTTTTCACATAATGCAGATTGGGAACTTTGTTGGTGCAGCTAATCACCGGCACTTCATCACCTTCCTCctatgtagcacggaaacggaaacggagAAACGTGGAAACGCGAAAACAGAAACGTGAAAAcgcatttttaaaaaatataagaaacgaAAACGTggggaaacttataaatatgaaaaatataagggtttttttatgaatactaaattttttataataaaaatatgtaaacttgtataatataaaaataaataataaaaaaagaatgaagagacagaatactataaaatagaatcatagaaCCTATTGTAAATTGCTCTTAAGTAAACGcatgtagatatttaagaaaaaaacaataaaacacacCAATTTATATGATATGTCGGAAAAGAGATGAGTAACACATCAAAAAGTAGAGAggaaatgaattcaatatgagatttaaagatattttcagtttgaaaatataaaagatatgtgtttaatcgatttcacgatttttcttctaaaataaacgtgtttcaaaatttttcaaaaattttgaaatgacccAAAACGTTTCCTAGAAGTTTCAGAGAGTttcggaaacggaaacgtttccgaaacgtggaaacgcatTTTATTGtaagtttccgtgctacttAGCCTTCCTCATTTCAACAGTTGTCAGTGCGATTTGCGTTGCAATTATGTCTGTAAATGCAGGGTTGCATATCTGGCCGCCACTTTCATTGAGATCTCATATCCGCTTACATGGGCTCAGCACAGATACGGCTTGGACAACCATGAGGGAAATCATTCTTGCTTTGCTGAACTCTGCAGAGCTTTTGTCTGCTAGAGGTCTTCTTCTTATTTATCTGTTTGCTGCTAGTATTTCTGTAAATGTCGGGTTAAGTGTACTTCTGTGGCAGCAGCTGTGTTTTATATTGGAGGGTAAAAGTTACTCGAGCCATTTAGCTTCTCAAGGAAGTGAGCAGGATGAagcaaaagattgccaaaaTCTTTTTAGGTTTTTTGGTTGCCCATATTCTGTTTCCAGATTCTTGCCTATCATTCACAGTTGTCCTAAAACACACAGGAAATGAAAAGAGATACGTAGCCAGTAGAAAAGACaatcttttgattttatatatgttttttaattttaatccttGTTTCTATTTTGTTAAGGGAGTCTtagtttttggttttgtttagtTCAATCAACTAAGctatattgaaatataaattataaaggaaGAATGCTGAGTACGAAGAGGCTTTTTTGGAGGGAATTTTGCTGTGCTAATGTTGAGGGAAAGTCTCATTCTTCAAGCCAAAATTTACCTTGAACAAAAGAATGATTTCCGTTTTAGTAACCAAGCAATGTTTTTAGAACCAACCAGGATATCAACTTGGTGGAGGGAATGATCTAGTCTAACTGGTGATCGGATCGATTGATCAATGGTTAAATCGGTTAACTTTtcaaagataataatttaaaattttttgtataattcataattaaatatatattttgataaatttaacattaaaataaacttagtttgatgatatatatattcaatctatcatatttatatattattcacttatattgttttaatatgaaACTCTTTTAATCTCTAACGTTATCTCTGAAATGCAATCATCATCGTTTGGCTGAGTGTGTTATCACTTAATATCTAATATCACTTTAGGCTTTACGTCCACTCATTTGGTTTGGGTTTTGATACCATGTTGAAACATATTAGATTACCTATAAGTGTAAAAATCGAAACCtattttatacaaaatcaattgacttatattaaaatttaatctgtcatatttatataacactcatttatattatttttattttatgtgtgaCTCTTTTAGTCTCCAATACGGATCTCTTCTGTAGATTTCCttttgttgtttatatatacttaaaagaaaataaatgattaatgtTACATATTTACAATGAGTATCAATTTCAGTTTTGATGATGTCGTTTTATCatctaatttcattttattttcttcaaattatataattatatagttacCTATACctagttttattgttgataaATAAAAGGCATTTCCAGTTCCTTCTATCTACCcactaaaacaattaaattacttGTTATAAAAACCATGCAAATCAGAGTCTTTAAAATTGCATACATGGTTATTAAATACACCTCGttagataaaaaaagaaaagcatatTCCGTACTTTTTATTCGTACACAGCGTTAATGGTACTACAAAACCAGGGAATATTTGAGTCCTCTTCCTGAATGTCAATGAGAAAACGAAAACAGAAAACCATAAACACTCCCTCGAGTGTTCTTCTTAAACACATAACTATACCTATGCATGCACGATTTCAGAGAGACTGCTGTTTTATTAATGTACAAAATGACAATAAATTTTGACCAAATGCTAAGCCAGGCGATACATTTTGGAAGAAGGACATGTATATTGAGCTGGGTTGACACCAATTTCATTGAACAACATTTTTCCAACTTCATCATTGCAGCCAATTAGTTGTGGCAGGTTTTTAGTGTCATGCTCTCCTGTACTTTCTTTACTGGTGGCGTTCAGATTCTTCTCCACCAGCTCTTTAAACACTGAAGACCTCAGGAGGAGGCTTAGAGCAGTtggtgaagaagaagacgacTCGGTGCAATTGAGATTTACTGGTGTCCTTGTTTGTAAAATGGGTTGTGTTTTAGGGGTACTGTTGAAAGCTTCTACTTTGAAAGGATTGGAATTGCAGATGGAGAGGTTAGTTGTTTGGTCCTTTGGAATAATGTGGTTAGAGAGATTTATCATGGGCTGGGACTCAAAACTTAGTTTTTGTTCTTGAAATTGTGGAGAACGATTGGCTCCTGGTTTTAGCCACCTGATGTATGTGCTTAAATCAAAGTTGGTCACTGCATTTATCCCTCTGTACTCAATTGCTGCAATGTCATAGGCATGGGCTGCCTCCTCCTGGGTACCTGAAAAGCAATATTTAAATACGATGATGCAATACCTTTTACATTAACCAACACGACACACGAAAAAAATCCGGGACACGACATTATTAGTGTTCAGAGAGAGATATTTACTGTAAGTGCCAAGGTAAAGATATTTGTTTCCAAACACCCTTCCAATTCTTGCCTCCCATCTTCCATTATGATGGTGCCTTGCGACTCCTCTGTACTTGGATACTCCCCTTGAGAAACCACTGCTTCTCCTGTCAACCAACCATTGGAATATTATACAAATCTCACcattctttcaatttcttggtggaattttattatatacagAGAGTTTACTAGACAGAAAACCGAAAAAATTGGCAAGCTCCTACTTAAATCTTGTTATCACATAAATAAACTCTTATCTAATATTCTGTTACCTTCTTAAGGAGGCCAAGTATTCCTCTTTAGTCACAGATGCCATTATCTCAATTTCTTTGTCATAATCTGACACCTGCAAGAATATTTTCGGAATGTTGGATTTCTGCAGAAGCTCGGAAGGGATAAAATAATTTCCATGAAAAGATATATGGCTATATACTGGGAAATTTGTAAAAGTTGATGCTCCCCAATACTTGAGGGCAGCCAAATCATATGCTCTAGCGGCAGATTCCTCTTCATCATAAGCTCCTGAGGATAAAGATTAGAAAATATTAGATTTATCTGTTGAATTAATTTGCAGTAATGGATTTCTAAGAAGAGATAGGAGTAATCACCAAGATAGACTGCTCATGCCATCGATCATTTCCAATGCACAGCCAGATGCAACCCAATTCACAATAGAGTAGCAATCAGTAGAATAAGTACAGAAAAAATTGAACAATAGCCAAAAGAACCTGTGTATCAAATTTCAATGGCTACCTtgctttcccttctttctctGTGTTGGGTTCCAGGATCCTTTATCCCACAAATGAGCTTCATACCGCCCAGTCCATCGATGTCTGCTTGGCGTGTACATTATCAACTTCAACTATAGACATAGCAAATATGTTTCATAAAACTAATCatgaagaaaattatattcaaatccTGTACAAAACCTGCTAACTCCTCGAAATTTCGAACTTCTTTTGACAGTGGTAGCAGTAGGTTGATCAGCCTGCAGTAATTGTTGCTGCTGCTGTTTTTCACCTGGTAATTGATTGTTATATGAAGCTGCAGCCGGGTCTCGTCGCCTTCTCTTAATACACACAGTCTCCAAATTCTCACCATCAACGGCAGACGCCCGGCGCCTACCAGGCGGGCTTAATTCAGAAATTGCAGAAGTCATTTCCGTGCTTGCTTCAACTTCCCAGAACAGTAACAAACAACAGGCTTGAAGATGGAAACTGAATGGAaggataattattatatatatagaaaacttATCAGTTTGTTTTCTGAATGGATTTGTCATTTTGCTACTGCCAACTTGTTCACCATTGATAAGACAAATAATGTCGATTATTTCTGTAGCATTTGAGACAGAATTAAAATGTCCACACCCGGTTAGGCTGCTAACTACCTAGACAAATAAGAAGCCATGCAGAGTCATATCGAGCTATATATAGATAAAGCATGATGACCATCCACTTTCATAATTGACTAATTCATCTGCAATTTCAAAGCtgtaaatgttaaaatattttcagataTTCTAAAATGGGATAATACGAATCTTATTTGACTTATATACcagtaatttatcttttctcaTACTATCACCTCACTTAATTATAAAGGAAACTCACTAGAAAAATTAGTTGCAGTTTTTTCCAACTGGGCTCACATTAATGTTACCAAAAGTTTCAGTTTTCAGGTTGCATTAACATGTTTTGGCCTAAAGAGACATAGGCAAAGAATAACCAGGAAACAGGAAGCTGAACAAAAAATATGTGAGACAAAGTTTCGTCGGATTTATCTTTGTCTTCTGGGAAAAGCGATATAAACAGGAACCTGACAGGCCATGTGTACAAAGAATTCTGGGCTGTCGACAAATATTTAAGCTTTTCCTGTGGCTTAGGATTCAACGGCAATTTCGTGCTCAAAATTTGACGTTTGTTGAGCAAAATGTGTCAGATTCTAATTTGACATTTAAGAAGAACGGTTTTTCCTATAGAATTAAACAAGAGGGTAGCGATGATAATTTGTCATTGGATTGATccgttttatataattatatgtttcaTTATAAGCTTAAAATTATGGAACTcttcatttataattgtatgATAGAAGTCATCGTTACAAAAATAAgagaatgatattttttttttaaagattaattctCTCATTGTGTTGTTCATCAACTCTGTCAAACAAAATTTTGGAGCAGAAGGAATATGAATATCCACCTCTTCCTCCAAGATTTCCaaagaacaaaagaaataaaaaatattgaaaacagaaacaaacaTCAATGGAGTTTGCATTGACTGGGAGATGTTAAAATTTCTAACATTATGTTATTGTATTTCTCTTTTTCcattattttcaacaaaattattattagggTTTTGGGTATTATTAGATTACACATAAATATGTAGAGGCAAAGCATTAATGGCGTATTATGATCTTATGCAAAGAAGGTAAGTGGgtaaatattttaagtaaattttacatatatacatCAAGATCTTGAGCTCTTTTTTTCCCTAGTTTTAGAGGGTTTGAAATCATTGATAATactttttctcaaaaaaaaaaagttccaaaacttatgaacaatattatgtatatccgctttgagtatacagatagatatatacttatacatatcattatatgattgagtattatttatttttaattcaaaacactTAATTACAATGacatatttgtatacccaaaatagACACATATagtttttctgaaaatttacatgcaaaattatgtattattatgtggtAGTGATATGATAATACCCGTATTATGAAACATTGTTTAgcttgttaaatttaatataagttaattaGCTTCTTAAATTAATGTATTAATAACAAGCTTCTTTTCAGTTTATTGAATGATATATAGTGTAAGAAAGATACTCCACCTCTAAAATAAATGGGaaagttaattattataaagtaatacaaataatagttttatttcatAAGATGATGGGAGAAATTAGTTAATTAGTggggaaattaaaaaattccaCCACTTATAACAATCCCATGCAAATTTgcataaaagaatttataatttaagggAAAGATCTACCGATCTTATTGTAAAGAAAGCGAGCGTATTGGCTTGGCCCTTCAGCCTGACTCTCAGCGGATGGCCCTTCAGCCTCTGTCTCAGCCTTGGGGCCGCCCTTCGTTGCATCTTCTTTCGCCacctcatcttcttcctccttctCGACCTcgttatcttcttcttcatcctcttcttcttgatcttcttttaattcttctGCCTTGTCcgctttctcctttttcttctcctccttctccttcttcttcctctctctctcctccttcttcttctccttcttcatcctcttcttctcctttcctccttctccttctccttatCCTCCCCGCCGATCTTCTCTTCCTTATCATCGGCACCGCCTTCCTCACTCTTTCCTTGCTCTTCAACTTCAGATCCTTGCTCCTCCGGCTTTCCCGCTTCGTTCAGCGGCGTGACGTCGTCACTTCCCACTGT contains:
- the LOC123214991 gene encoding uncharacterized protein LOC123214991, whose amino-acid sequence is MAKLINNLSVCFFFLCLAAITPRLLAHLNEAAAPVPMADEVGMADDTGKESDAVTVGSDDVTPLNEAGKPEEQGSEVEEQGKSEEGGADDKEEKIGGEDKEKEKEERRRRG
- the LOC123214350 gene encoding protein S-acyltransferase 11-like; the encoded protein is MRGNNIVDGYEDGNRNIDYSLKMADGWWFLSIFTLSTFSLAAFCCVGTLPSMMWSSYSLVGKGDLENYTFCHYCSKPKSPIKSHHCQTCGICVLDMDHHCPFIGNFVGAANHRHFLAFLISTVVSAICVAIMSVNAGLHIWPPLSLRSHIRLHGLSTDTAWTTMREIILALLNSAELLSARGLLLIYLFAASISVNVGLSVLLWQQLCFILEGKSYSSHLASQGSEQDEAKDCQNLFRFFGCPYSVSRFLPIIHSCPKTHRK
- the LOC123214351 gene encoding AP2-like ethylene-responsive transcription factor At1g79700 is translated as MTSAISELSPPGRRRASAVDGENLETVCIKRRRRDPAAASYNNQLPGEKQQQQQLLQADQPTATTVKRSSKFRGVSRHRWTGRYEAHLWDKGSWNPTQRKKGKQVYLGAYDEEESAARAYDLAALKYWGASTFTNFPVSDYDKEIEIMASVTKEEYLASLRRRSSGFSRGVSKYRGVARHHHNGRWEARIGRVFGNKYLYLGTYSTQEEAAHAYDIAAIEYRGINAVTNFDLSTYIRWLKPGANRSPQFQEQKLSFESQPMINLSNHIIPKDQTTNLSICNSNPFKVEAFNSTPKTQPILQTRTPVNLNCTESSSSSPTALSLLLRSSVFKELVEKNLNATSKESTGEHDTKNLPQLIGCNDEVGKMLFNEIGVNPAQYTCPSSKMYRLA